One Rosa chinensis cultivar Old Blush chromosome 5, RchiOBHm-V2, whole genome shotgun sequence genomic region harbors:
- the LOC112166726 gene encoding cytochrome b561 domain-containing protein At4g18260 isoform X2, protein MTFNVTVHGILLWFSMGFLMPAGILVIRMSVREEQGTTRAKVLFYFHVIFQILSALLATAGAVMSIKNFENSFNNNHQRLGLALYVVIWVQALIGLFRPHRGKKERSVWYLVHWMLGTVISLAGIINIYTGLNAYHKRTKRSSALWTILFTAELSVIAVYYLFQDKRDYIQKQGAVSGNDLSEAVRQLDQELAQRQNQKELLPPQPCGKQNALKNLFD, encoded by the exons ATGACATTTAATGTTACAGTTCATGGAATCCTCTTATGGTTTTCAATGGGGTTCTTAATGCCTGCTGGAATACTTGTTATCAGAATGTCTGTTAGAGAAGAACAAGGGACAACAAGGGCCAAAGTTCTCTTCTATTTCCATGTAATTTTCCAG ATACTGTCGGCGCTTCTTGCCACAGCTGGAGCTGTGATGTCCATCAAAAACTTTGAGAACTCATTCAATAACAACCACCAAAGATTAGGCCTAGCACTTTATGTTGTCATCTGGGTTCAAGCCTTGATTGGTTTGTTCAGGCCTCACAG gggaaagaaggaaagaagtGTGTGGTACCTAGTGCATTGGATGCTTGGAACAGTGATATCATTAGCGGGGATTATTAACATATACACGGGCTTAAATGCATACCACAAGAGAACAAAGAGAAGCTCAGCGCTTTGGACTATCCTTTTCACAGCAGAGTTGTCTGTCATTGCTGTTTACTATCTATTCCAAGATAAAAGAGATTACATACAAAAGCAAGGAGCGGTTTCAGGCAATGATCTTAGTGAAGCAGTCAGGCAGTTGGATCAAGAACTTGCTCAAAGGCAGAACCAAAAGGAGTTGTTGCCTCCGCAACCATGTGGCAAACAAAATGCACTCAAGAACTTGTTTGACTAG
- the LOC112165630 gene encoding 60S ribosomal protein L18a, whose product MVALKFHQYQVVGRALPKDAEDTPKIYRMKLWHTNEVRAKSKFWYFLKKLKKVKKSNGQMLAINEIFEKKPTVVENYGIWLRYQSRTGYHNMYKEYRDTTLNGAVDQMYTEMASRHRVRFPCIQIIKTATIPAKLCKRESTKQFHNSKIKFPLISRKVRPPTRKLKTTYKASRPNLFV is encoded by the exons ATGGTCGCTCTCAAG TTTCACCAGTACCAGGTGGTGGGTAGGGCTCTCCCCAAGGATGCCGAGGACACCCCCAAGATCTACCGCATGAAGCTTTGGCACACCAATGAGGTTCGCGCCAAGTCCAAGTTCTG GTATTTCCTGAAGAAGCTGAAGAAGGTCAAGAAGAGCAATGGCCAAATGCTTGCCATCAATGAG ATTTTTGAGAAGAAACCTACTGTTGTTGAGAACTATGGTATTTGGTTGAGGTATCAAAGCAGGACAGGGTATCACAACATGTACAAGGAGTACCGTGACACCACTCTGAATGGGGCTGTGGATCAGATGTACACTGAGATGGCTTCTCGCCACAGGGTCAggtttccttgcatccaaatcaTCAAGACGGCCACTATCCCAGCTAAGCTTTGCAAGAGGGAAAGTACCAAGCAATTCCACAATTCCAAGATCAAGTTTCCATTGATTTCCAGGAAGGTCAGGCCACCAACCAGGAAGTTGAAGACCACATACAAGGCATCAAGGCCCAACTTGTTTGTCTAA
- the LOC112166438 gene encoding urease accessory protein G — protein sequence MADHHHHDHDHHHHHDHDHDHSHGDSAATKSWTGADGKVYHSHDGLAPHSHEPIYSPGYFSRRAPPLLSRDFKERAFTIGIGGPVGTGKTALMLALCKLLRDKYSLAAVTNDIFTKEDGEFLVKHGALPEERIRAVETGGCPHAAIREDISINLGPLEELSNLYKADILLCESGGDNLAANFSRELADYIIYIIDVSGGDKIPRKGGPGITQADLLVINKTDLAQAVGADLAVMERDALRMRDGGPFVFAQVKHGQGVEEIVNHIIQAWELATGNKRH from the exons ATGGCAGATCACCATCATCATGACCatgatcatcatcaccatcatgatcatgatcatgatcaCAGCCATGGGGATTCAGCAGCAACAAAGTCATGGACAGGAGCAGATGGGAAGGTGTACCATAGCCATGATGGGCTGGCACCACACTCACATGAACCCATCTACTCTCCTGGTTACTTCAGCAGAAGAGCTCCACCACTCCTCTCCAGGGATTTCAAGGAAAGGGCTTTCACTATTGGCATTGGAGGACCGGTTGGTACTGG GAAAACTGCTTTGATGTTGGCTCTGTGTAAACTTTTGCGCGACAAGTACAGTCTTGCTGCA GTGACAAATGATATATTCACCAAAGAGGATGGTGAGTTCTTGGTGAAGCATGGAGCACTTCCTGAAGAGAGAATACGTGCTGTGGAAACTGGGGGATGCCCTCATGCTGCAATTCGCGAAGACATCAGCATTAATCTAGGCCCTCTTGAGGAGCTTTCTAACTTGTACAAGGCAGACATACTTCTTTGTGAATCAGGCGGAG ATAATTTAGCTGCGAACTTCAGCAGGGAGCTGGCTGACTATATTATTTACATCATAGATGTATCTGGTGGTGATAAAATTCCACGAAAAGGTGGCCCTGGAATCACTCAAGCTGACCTTCTG GTGATAAACAAGACTGACCTTGCACAAGCAGTTGGAGCTGACTTGGCAGTGATGGAGCGTGACGCACTTCGAATGCGAGATGGAGGGCCATTTGTCTTTGCTCAG GTGAAGCACGGGCAAGGAGTTGAGGAAATCGTGAACCACATAATACAGGCTTGGGAACTAGCAACAGGAAATAAGCGCCACTGA
- the LOC121049139 gene encoding ribosomal RNA small subunit methyltransferase NEP1-like → MAQMGKSELASAKKPKGAAGNTGLVSGKAGESGKATSGFGMMEFHKVAFCDLQALHMVLDSRINKAGKLRGVYMKTKDGKLIEIKPYVRIPRMFKLFFGVMLQLLQKLSISVVGKREKLMRMIKNPMTQYLPVNSRKVGLLYSSEKLVSIQKYVAAAENNMDLVFVWDRRTNLVYTEKDIDEVRAEWAKHVMKFAQV, encoded by the exons ATGGCGCAGATGGGAAAGAGCGAGCTAGCTTCAGCCAAAAAACCCAAGGGAGCTGCAGGAAATACAGGTTTGGTTAGTGGCAAGGCTGGGGAGAGTGGAAAAGCAACTTCTGGTTTTGGAATGATGGAGTTTCACAAAG TGGCATTTTGTGATTTGCAGGCTCTTCACATGGTTTTAGATAGCCGGATTAATAAAGCTGGGAAGTTGCGAGGTGTGTATATGAAGACCAAGGATGGTAAACTTATTGAGATTAAACCATATGTTCGTATCCCAAGGATGTTTAAGCTATTCTTTGGTGTCATGT TGCAGCTACTACAGAAACTGAGTATATCTGTCGTTGGTAAGCGTGAGAAACTTATGCGTATGATCAAGAACCCTATGACACAGTATTTACCTGTTAACTCCCGGAAAGTAG GACTCTTGTACAGTTCAGAGAAACTAGTTAGCATTCAAAAATATGTTGCTGCTGCTGAAAACAATATGGACCTTGTTTTTGTG tgggATAGAAGAACAAATCTTGTTTACACAGAAAAGGATATTGATGAAGTTCGGGCTGAATGGGCGAAACATGTTATGAAGTTTGCACAAGTGTAG
- the LOC112165632 gene encoding 60S ribosomal protein L18a-like protein — MSDDANSKARGLAADHQSQQYYGTFQGVANYPPPQPPSEPVVGFPTPVPPLGASGRPPLPPQRHHHHHHHHHHQGYQTVTGYAVVEGRPVRERRLPCCGLGSGWLLFIMGFFLGGIPWYIGTFILLCVRVDYREKPGYVACTLASILAVLAITLGLTKRTHNW, encoded by the exons atgagcgaCGACGCGAATTCCAAGGCCCGAGGGCTTGCCGCCGACCACCAGAGCCAGCAGTACTACGGCACCTTCCAAGGCGTCGCTAACTACCCCCCTCCGCAGCCACCGTCCGAGCCGGTAGTCGGTTTCCCTACGCCGGTCCCTCCTCTCGGCGCCTCCGGCCGGCCTCCTCTACCTCCCCAGCGCcaccatcatcaccaccaccaccatcaccaccaggGATACCAAACCGTCACCG GTTATGCTGTTGTTGAGGGAAGACCTGTGAGGGAACGAAGGCTTCCGTGCTGTGGTCTTGGAAGCGGCTGGTTATT GTTTATAATGGGGTTCTTTCTTGGTGGCATCCCCTGGTATATTGGaacttttattttactttgtgtgAGGGTGGACTACAGAGAAAAACCTGGATATGTTGCATGCACATTAGCT TCAATTCTTGCGGTGCTAGCTATCACTCTTGGCCTTACAAAGCGAACTCACAACTGGTGA
- the LOC112166726 gene encoding cytochrome b561 domain-containing protein At4g18260 isoform X1 produces the protein MQITYLKQAFLTISAYYLLLLLLPLVVCSSYEDHQINPSSSHKSIKDNFHKLSPQMTFNVTVHGILLWFSMGFLMPAGILVIRMSVREEQGTTRAKVLFYFHVIFQILSALLATAGAVMSIKNFENSFNNNHQRLGLALYVVIWVQALIGLFRPHRGKKERSVWYLVHWMLGTVISLAGIINIYTGLNAYHKRTKRSSALWTILFTAELSVIAVYYLFQDKRDYIQKQGAVSGNDLSEAVRQLDQELAQRQNQKELLPPQPCGKQNALKNLFD, from the exons ATGCAAATCACTTATCTCAAACAAGCATTTTTAACTATTTCTGCatattatcttcttcttcttcttctgccatTAGTTGTTTGCTCCTCTTATGAAGATCATCAAATCAACCCCAGCAGCAGTCACAAAAGCATTAAAGACAACTTTCACAAG TTGAGTCCTCAGATGACATTTAATGTTACAGTTCATGGAATCCTCTTATGGTTTTCAATGGGGTTCTTAATGCCTGCTGGAATACTTGTTATCAGAATGTCTGTTAGAGAAGAACAAGGGACAACAAGGGCCAAAGTTCTCTTCTATTTCCATGTAATTTTCCAG ATACTGTCGGCGCTTCTTGCCACAGCTGGAGCTGTGATGTCCATCAAAAACTTTGAGAACTCATTCAATAACAACCACCAAAGATTAGGCCTAGCACTTTATGTTGTCATCTGGGTTCAAGCCTTGATTGGTTTGTTCAGGCCTCACAG gggaaagaaggaaagaagtGTGTGGTACCTAGTGCATTGGATGCTTGGAACAGTGATATCATTAGCGGGGATTATTAACATATACACGGGCTTAAATGCATACCACAAGAGAACAAAGAGAAGCTCAGCGCTTTGGACTATCCTTTTCACAGCAGAGTTGTCTGTCATTGCTGTTTACTATCTATTCCAAGATAAAAGAGATTACATACAAAAGCAAGGAGCGGTTTCAGGCAATGATCTTAGTGAAGCAGTCAGGCAGTTGGATCAAGAACTTGCTCAAAGGCAGAACCAAAAGGAGTTGTTGCCTCCGCAACCATGTGGCAAACAAAATGCACTCAAGAACTTGTTTGACTAG